DNA sequence from the Schlegelella aquatica genome:
CGCGGCCGGCGCCGGCGTCCGGCCGGGGCGCGATCGCAGCGAGGTTGTGGCCCTCCAGACTGCCGGGTTGGGTCGCGCTGCAGGCTGGCGCCCTCACCGCGGCCCGGGCGCCTCGGCTGTGTTCATACCAGCCCTCGATCTGGCAGCCTCCGGGGGCGATCTGCACCGGGCTTTCCGTCACGAGGGGGGCGGGCGCCTGCGCGTGGGCCAGCCCGGCCGCGCCCACCGTCAGGGCGCCGGCGAGCAAATGCCGGGCGCAGTCGGTGCAGGAAGGGGGACGGGCGCGGGACATGCCGGAATTGAACCGTCCGGCCGTCGGCGCCCGCAAGTGAAGAAAGCACGCCCCGGCGTGCCGAGTCGGCACCCGGGGCGGCGGTTCGTGCGATAAGTCCGGGTCGGGGCGTCAGTGCGCCAGCGCGTAGCCCTGGTCCTCGATGCGGAACGAACGCACCATCTGGGCCAGCCGCAGCGCCTGCTCCTTCAGGCTCTCGGCCGCGGCGGCCGACTCCTCGACCAGCGCGGCGTTCTGCTGCGTCATCTGGTCGAGCTGCACCACCGCGGCGTTGACCTGGCCGATGCCCTGGTTCTGCTCGGCCGCCGCGGCACTGATCTCGCCGATGATGTCGGTCACGCGCTGGACCGAGGCGACGATCTCGCTCATCGTGGAGCCGGCGTCTTGCACCAGCTTGGCCCCGGACTCGACCTTCTCGACGGAAGCACCGATCAGGGTTTTGATCTCCTTGGCGGCCTGGGCGCTGCGCTGGGCGAGGTTGCGCACCTCGCCGGCGACCACCGCGAAGCCCCGGCCCTGCTCGCCGGCGCGCGCGGCTTCGACCGCGGCGTTCAAGGCCAGGATGTTGGTCTGGAAGGCGATGCCGTCGATGACGCCGATGATGTCGGCGATCTTCTTGGAGGCGGCGTTGATCTCGTCCATGGTGGCGACGACCTGGGAGACGACCTGGCCGCCGCGGGTGGCGACTTCGCTGGCCGAGCAGGCGAGCTGGTTGGCTTGGGCGGCGGCGTCGGCGGACTGCTTGACGGTGCCGGTGAGCTGCTCCATGGAGGAGGCGGTCTGCTGCAGGTTGCTGGCCGCCTGCTCGGTGCGCGAGGACAGGTCCTGGTTGCCCGAGGCGATCTCGGTCGACGCCGTGGTGATGCTCTCGGTGGAGGACTGCACCTGGGACACGATCCGACGCAGCGAGGATTGCATCTCCTGCAGGGCGCGCAGCAGCTCGGCCGCCTCGTCCTTGCCCTGGGCTTCGACGCGCTGGGTGAGGTCGCCGTCGGCGATGGCCTGGGCAAGCTGCTTCGCCTGCGAGATCGGCTTGCAGATGCTGTGCATGTTGAGCAGCGTGAGCGGCACCACCACGAGGACGGCGATCGCCAAGGCCACCCCGAAGAGGGCGATCGTGCCTTGCACGGCCTGGGCGTTGCGCTCCTCGGCGGCACGCCCCTTCGCAGTGAGGGCCTGGTCGAGGCGCTTCAAGCGTTGCTCGGCCTCGTCGTAGGCGGCTACCGCCTTCGTCATCACCCGGTTGGCGACCGTGGCCGAGTCGTAGCCGCTGGCCATCAGCTGCGCCGCGACGGGCTGGAAGTGCTTGGCGTACTGTTCGAGGTGGCTGCGCATTTCCTGCAGCACCGCGCGGTTGGAAGCGTCCGAGGCGGCCATCTGGTCGATGCGCTTGACCAGCCTGTCGTAGCTCGCTTGCCAGGCTTCCTTGCCCCTCATGACGGCGGCGGAATCCTCGTAGTTGATGATCATGTCCTTCTCGTGGCGCCGCAGCAGGCCCATGTCCTCGCGCATCGAGGCCAGCGCTTCGCTCGTCGTGAAGGAATGCTCGATGAAGTCGCCGCTGAGCGACTGGATGCGATACATGCCGAAGAGGCCCGCGCCGCCGACCAGCGCGAGCAGCACGAGCACGACGGCGATCGCACCGATCATCCGCACGCGGATCGTGAAGCTGCGCATCAGGTTCATGAACTGCATGTTTGCTCCCTTCTCGATCACTCGGCCAGGCCCATGCCGGGGTCCGACATGAGCTTTTCGATGTCCAGCAGGATCAGCATGCGTTCGCCGATCTGCCCGAGCCCCAGG
Encoded proteins:
- a CDS encoding methyl-accepting chemotaxis protein, yielding MQFMNLMRSFTIRVRMIGAIAVVLVLLALVGGAGLFGMYRIQSLSGDFIEHSFTTSEALASMREDMGLLRRHEKDMIINYEDSAAVMRGKEAWQASYDRLVKRIDQMAASDASNRAVLQEMRSHLEQYAKHFQPVAAQLMASGYDSATVANRVMTKAVAAYDEAEQRLKRLDQALTAKGRAAEERNAQAVQGTIALFGVALAIAVLVVVPLTLLNMHSICKPISQAKQLAQAIADGDLTQRVEAQGKDEAAELLRALQEMQSSLRRIVSQVQSSTESITTASTEIASGNQDLSSRTEQAASNLQQTASSMEQLTGTVKQSADAAAQANQLACSASEVATRGGQVVSQVVATMDEINAASKKIADIIGVIDGIAFQTNILALNAAVEAARAGEQGRGFAVVAGEVRNLAQRSAQAAKEIKTLIGASVEKVESGAKLVQDAGSTMSEIVASVQRVTDIIGEISAAAAEQNQGIGQVNAAVVQLDQMTQQNAALVEESAAAAESLKEQALRLAQMVRSFRIEDQGYALAH